A window from Microbacterium ginsengiterrae encodes these proteins:
- the secA gene encoding preprotein translocase subunit SecA: MANPLEKLLRAGEGRILRRLNQVVKAVNALEEDFAKLTDDELAGETAELRARFDKGETLDQLMPEAFAAVREAAKRTLGMRAYDVQLMGGAALHMGNIAEMKTGEGKTLVATFPAYLNAIAGKGVHVITVNDFLASYQAELMGRVYRALGMTTGIIVSGQTPAVRREQYAADITYGTNNEFGFDYLRDNMAWRKEDLVQREHFFAVVDEVDSILIDEARTPLIISGPSSGEANRWFTEFAKIARTLEAGVDYEVDEKKRTIGVLEPGIEKVEDYLGIDNLYESANTPLISFLNNSIKALALFKKNTDYVVMNDEVMIVDEHTGRILVGRRYNEGIHQAIEAKEGVPVKAENQTLATVTLQNYFRLYDKLSGMTGTAETEAAEFMSTYKLGVVQIPTNRPMIRKDNPDLVYKNETAKFAQVVEDIAERHETGQPVLVGTVSVEKSEYLSRLLAKKGIKHEVLNAKNHAREAEIVARAGRLGAVTVATNMAGRGTDIMLGGNAEFLAVQELKSKGLDPAETPEEYEAAWDEAYEAMKAVVAEESAKVTEAGGLYVLGTERHESRRIDNQLRGRSGRQGDPGESRFYLSLTDDLMRLFQSGAAEAILARTNFPDDVPIESGLVSRAIRSAQSQVESRNAEMRKNVLKYDDVLNRQREAIYADRRHILQGDDIADRVQHFIEDAITGVVADHTSSGHTESWDFDALWTELKTLYPVSVTIDEVVAEAGGRKGGITADVLTRELLSDAKIAYEKREASLGEAATRELERRVVLQVLDRRWRDHLYEMDYLKDGIGLRAMAQRDPLIEYQREGYAMFQSMMGQIKEESVGYLYNLEVEVRSAGDAETPQVEAKGLVSGGGEQRLEYSAPNDAGDVEVRNDRGQVQQAATDRIRKAAEAAAATEEAPAPQQGARGAFGQRTDAAAATPQNRERRRAAGKKKK, encoded by the coding sequence GTGGCGAATCCTCTTGAGAAGCTGCTGCGCGCAGGCGAGGGCCGCATCCTCCGCCGCCTGAACCAGGTCGTGAAGGCCGTGAACGCGCTCGAGGAGGACTTCGCGAAACTCACCGACGACGAACTCGCGGGCGAGACCGCGGAGCTGCGTGCGCGGTTCGACAAAGGCGAGACGCTGGACCAGCTCATGCCGGAGGCGTTCGCCGCGGTGCGCGAGGCCGCCAAGCGCACGCTCGGCATGCGGGCCTACGACGTGCAGCTGATGGGTGGCGCCGCCCTGCACATGGGCAACATCGCCGAGATGAAGACCGGTGAGGGCAAGACCCTCGTGGCCACCTTCCCCGCCTACCTCAACGCCATCGCGGGCAAGGGCGTCCACGTCATCACGGTGAACGACTTCCTGGCGTCGTACCAGGCCGAGCTCATGGGCCGCGTCTACCGCGCGCTGGGCATGACGACGGGCATCATCGTGTCGGGCCAGACTCCGGCCGTGCGCCGCGAGCAGTACGCCGCAGACATCACCTACGGCACGAACAACGAGTTCGGATTCGACTACCTCCGCGACAACATGGCCTGGCGCAAGGAGGACCTCGTCCAGCGCGAACACTTCTTCGCCGTCGTCGACGAGGTGGACTCGATCCTCATCGACGAGGCACGCACCCCGCTGATCATCTCCGGCCCTTCCTCCGGCGAGGCGAACCGCTGGTTCACGGAGTTCGCGAAGATCGCGCGCACCCTCGAGGCGGGGGTGGACTACGAGGTCGACGAGAAGAAGCGCACCATCGGTGTTCTCGAGCCTGGTATCGAGAAGGTCGAGGACTACCTCGGCATCGACAACCTCTACGAGTCGGCGAACACGCCGCTGATCTCCTTCCTCAACAACTCCATCAAGGCGCTCGCGCTGTTCAAGAAGAACACCGACTACGTCGTGATGAACGACGAGGTCATGATCGTCGACGAGCACACCGGTCGAATCCTCGTCGGTCGTCGATACAACGAGGGCATCCACCAGGCCATCGAGGCCAAGGAGGGCGTCCCGGTCAAGGCGGAGAACCAGACCCTGGCGACGGTGACGCTGCAGAACTACTTCCGCCTCTATGACAAGCTCTCCGGCATGACCGGAACCGCCGAGACAGAGGCGGCCGAGTTCATGTCCACCTACAAGCTCGGCGTCGTCCAGATCCCGACGAACCGGCCGATGATCCGCAAGGACAACCCCGATCTCGTCTACAAGAACGAGACGGCGAAGTTCGCGCAGGTCGTCGAGGACATCGCCGAGCGCCACGAGACCGGTCAGCCGGTGCTCGTCGGCACCGTCAGTGTCGAGAAGAGCGAGTACCTGTCGCGTCTGCTGGCGAAGAAGGGCATCAAGCACGAGGTCCTCAACGCCAAGAACCACGCGCGGGAGGCGGAGATCGTCGCCCGCGCCGGTCGCCTCGGCGCTGTGACGGTCGCGACCAACATGGCCGGCCGAGGCACCGACATCATGCTCGGTGGAAACGCCGAGTTCCTCGCCGTTCAGGAGCTCAAGTCCAAGGGACTGGATCCTGCCGAGACGCCCGAGGAGTACGAGGCCGCCTGGGATGAGGCGTACGAGGCCATGAAGGCCGTCGTGGCGGAGGAGAGCGCGAAGGTCACCGAAGCCGGTGGTCTGTACGTCCTCGGGACCGAGCGTCACGAATCGCGGCGTATCGACAATCAGCTGCGCGGTCGATCCGGCCGTCAGGGCGACCCCGGCGAGAGCCGGTTCTACCTCAGCCTCACCGACGACCTCATGCGGCTGTTCCAGTCCGGAGCCGCCGAGGCGATCCTCGCCCGCACGAACTTCCCCGACGACGTCCCGATCGAGTCGGGGCTCGTCTCCCGCGCCATCCGCAGTGCGCAGTCGCAGGTCGAGTCGCGCAACGCCGAGATGCGCAAGAACGTCCTGAAGTACGACGACGTCCTCAACCGCCAGCGCGAGGCGATCTATGCGGACCGGCGCCACATCCTCCAGGGCGATGACATCGCCGACCGTGTGCAGCACTTCATCGAGGATGCGATCACCGGTGTCGTCGCCGACCACACGAGCTCCGGCCACACCGAGAGCTGGGACTTCGACGCCCTCTGGACCGAGCTGAAGACGCTGTACCCCGTCAGCGTGACCATCGACGAGGTCGTCGCCGAGGCCGGCGGACGCAAGGGCGGCATCACCGCGGACGTCCTGACGCGCGAACTGCTCTCCGACGCGAAGATCGCGTACGAGAAGCGCGAGGCATCGCTCGGCGAGGCCGCCACACGCGAGCTCGAGCGTCGCGTCGTCCTGCAGGTGCTCGACCGCCGCTGGCGCGACCACCTCTACGAGATGGACTACCTCAAGGACGGCATCGGCCTGCGTGCCATGGCGCAGCGCGACCCGCTCATCGAGTACCAGCGCGAGGGCTACGCGATGTTCCAGTCGATGATGGGGCAGATCAAGGAGGAGTCGGTCGGCTACCTCTACAACCTCGAGGTCGAGGTGCGCAGCGCCGGCGACGCCGAAACCCCGCAGGTCGAGGCCAAGGGGCTCGTCTCCGGCGGCGGCGAGCAGCGTCTGGAGTACTCGGCGCCCAACGACGCCGGCGACGTCGAGGTCCGCAACGACCGCGGACAGGTCCAGCAGGCTGCCACGGACCGGATCCGCAAGGCGGCGGAGGCCGCGGCGGCGACCGAGGAGGCACCGGCCCCGCAGCAGGGGGCACGCGGAGCCTTCGGCCAGCGCACCGACGCTGCGGCTGCGACTCCGCAGAACCGCGAGCGGCGCAGGGCCGCGGGCAAGAAGAAGAAGTGA
- a CDS encoding Rv3235 family protein, translating into MTLHEYFAPQPTPASELPDPAPLLRSLTQGVLEVFAGVRELDQLARWFSEEAFRKLGARANLSARARSARGTAPVRPVFEVLSIRESMPADGVVEAVVVVAGPGRTRAVAVRLEGLDRRWRATSFAVL; encoded by the coding sequence ATGACGCTTCACGAGTATTTCGCACCGCAGCCGACGCCCGCCTCCGAGCTTCCGGATCCCGCTCCATTGCTGCGAAGTCTCACCCAGGGAGTGCTCGAAGTCTTCGCCGGCGTGCGCGAACTCGACCAGTTGGCGCGCTGGTTCAGCGAGGAGGCCTTCCGCAAGCTCGGCGCGCGTGCCAATCTCTCCGCCCGCGCCCGCAGTGCGCGCGGCACGGCGCCGGTCCGTCCGGTGTTCGAGGTGCTCTCCATCCGCGAGTCGATGCCGGCGGACGGGGTCGTCGAGGCGGTCGTCGTCGTCGCGGGTCCTGGGCGTACGAGGGCCGTGGCGGTTCGCCTGGAAGGGCTTGATCGGCGATGGCGCGCGACGTCGTTCGCGGTGCTGTGA
- a CDS encoding helix-turn-helix domain-containing protein, protein MPDSSAPAPRFLAPAQVAELLGIEVDEVIALVTAGRLRGAQLGSPARWRVEETSIGDYLDEQTEEARRMALWRQADAASFPEVWGPQRS, encoded by the coding sequence ATGCCCGATTCGTCCGCACCTGCCCCTCGCTTCCTCGCGCCCGCGCAGGTGGCCGAGTTGCTCGGCATCGAGGTCGACGAGGTCATCGCGCTGGTCACGGCCGGTCGTCTGCGCGGCGCGCAGCTCGGCTCGCCGGCGCGCTGGCGGGTGGAGGAGACGAGCATCGGGGATTACCTCGACGAGCAGACGGAGGAGGCGCGGCGGATGGCCCTGTGGCGTCAGGCCGATGCGGCGAGCTTTCCCGAGGTGTGGGGCCCCCAGCGTTCCTAG
- a CDS encoding PadR family transcriptional regulator: MSVRHSLLAILDQGSCYGYQLRAEFDRRTGCIRPLNVGQIYNTLERLERDGLVTRGDADAQGHVYWQITDAGSLEVARWLRSPVAHGLVPRDETAIKLAVAATLPGADATAAIRTQRAAALAHLQELRQATFPGGDGDSPEGLAWALIMDSMILSAEAEVHWLERAAQRLAAHPQHTVGIGLATERPRRGRPAKSA, translated from the coding sequence ATGTCCGTCCGCCACAGCCTGCTCGCGATCCTCGACCAGGGGTCCTGTTACGGGTACCAGCTGCGTGCCGAGTTCGACCGGCGCACCGGCTGCATCCGCCCGCTCAACGTCGGACAGATCTACAACACGCTGGAACGATTGGAGCGCGACGGACTCGTGACCCGCGGCGACGCGGACGCGCAGGGGCACGTCTATTGGCAGATCACGGACGCCGGCTCGCTCGAGGTCGCCCGCTGGCTTCGGTCTCCGGTGGCCCACGGGCTCGTGCCCCGCGACGAGACGGCCATCAAGTTGGCGGTGGCCGCGACCCTGCCAGGGGCGGATGCGACCGCCGCGATCCGCACGCAGCGCGCCGCAGCCCTTGCACACCTGCAGGAGCTGCGACAGGCGACCTTCCCCGGCGGCGACGGGGACAGCCCCGAGGGACTCGCCTGGGCGCTGATCATGGACTCGATGATCCTCTCCGCCGAGGCGGAGGTGCACTGGTTGGAGCGCGCGGCGCAGCGCCTCGCCGCGCATCCCCAGCACACGGTGGGGATCGGTCTCGCGACGGAGCGTCCACGCCGAGGACGCCCGGCGAAGTCCGCCTGA
- the hpf gene encoding ribosome hibernation-promoting factor, HPF/YfiA family → METSIVGVGVGITDRFRTVVEEKIARVQQLAAKAQRLDVKVTHRAYRGGRVPDETVELTLVGKGPVVRAEAVDGDKFVALDLAVDKMAEQLRRAKEKRVDGRQHPRGARFEKGSGSLEGIDVQPASADVLQAVATGAVPIQSSEDEEDYSPVVIRTKNFDPEWMTVEEAVDRMELVGHDFFLFVDARTDHPSVVYRRKGWDYGVISLTTQAAPEEEESLAS, encoded by the coding sequence ATGGAAACGAGCATCGTTGGCGTCGGGGTGGGGATCACCGATCGCTTCCGAACCGTCGTCGAGGAGAAGATCGCCCGAGTGCAGCAGCTTGCGGCGAAGGCCCAGCGGTTGGACGTGAAGGTGACGCATCGCGCGTACCGCGGAGGCCGCGTGCCGGATGAGACCGTCGAGCTGACGCTGGTCGGCAAGGGGCCGGTCGTACGCGCCGAGGCCGTGGACGGCGACAAGTTCGTCGCGCTGGATCTGGCTGTCGACAAGATGGCCGAGCAGCTCCGCCGCGCCAAGGAGAAGCGCGTCGACGGACGGCAGCACCCGAGGGGGGCGCGCTTCGAGAAGGGCAGCGGCTCGCTCGAGGGGATCGACGTGCAGCCCGCGTCGGCCGACGTCCTGCAGGCCGTGGCGACCGGCGCCGTGCCGATCCAGTCGTCCGAAGACGAAGAGGACTATTCGCCGGTCGTCATCCGCACGAAGAACTTCGACCCGGAGTGGATGACCGTCGAGGAGGCGGTCGATCGCATGGAGCTCGTCGGCCATGACTTCTTCCTGTTCGTCGATGCCCGCACCGACCACCCGAGCGTCGTGTACCGCCGCAAGGGTTGGGACTACGGTGTGATCTCGCTGACCACCCAGGCCGCGCCGGAGGAGGAGGAGTCCTTGGCCTCCTGA
- a CDS encoding ComF family protein, whose product MASWRAILDEISAFLLTARCPGCDVPGTLLCERCADALRAPVVHTTTPNGMPVIAALPFDGVAARCIRRLKENGDTLLARPLGASLATVIERDAVDLSGALTVPMPTTRGAFRRRGYRVPDLLLHRAGLRPVRLLHHTRRTADQRGLDLDRRRVNVAGSMRARHARVARDVVLFDDVVTTGATLDEGARALTEAGWRVRGALTLAATPRRAARIADAS is encoded by the coding sequence ATGGCGAGTTGGCGGGCGATCCTCGACGAGATCTCCGCGTTCCTGCTCACCGCCCGCTGTCCTGGTTGCGACGTACCGGGGACGCTGCTGTGCGAGCGGTGCGCAGACGCGCTCAGGGCGCCGGTAGTGCACACGACGACTCCGAACGGGATGCCGGTGATCGCCGCCCTCCCGTTCGACGGCGTGGCCGCCCGCTGCATCCGACGCCTGAAGGAGAACGGAGACACACTGCTTGCGCGGCCACTCGGGGCGAGCCTCGCCACGGTGATCGAACGCGACGCCGTCGACCTCTCCGGAGCGCTGACCGTCCCGATGCCGACCACGCGCGGCGCGTTCCGACGGCGCGGCTACCGGGTACCGGACCTTCTGCTGCACCGCGCGGGGCTTCGCCCCGTGCGACTGCTCCACCACACGAGACGCACCGCCGATCAGAGAGGACTCGACCTCGATCGCCGGCGCGTCAACGTCGCGGGCAGCATGCGCGCGCGACACGCCCGGGTGGCCAGAGATGTCGTGCTCTTCGACGACGTCGTGACCACCGGAGCCACGCTGGACGAGGGGGCCAGAGCGCTGACAGAGGCTGGGTGGCGGGTGAGGGGTGCCCTGACTCTGGCGGCGACGCCGCGACGAGCCGCGCGCATCGCGGACGCGTCGTGA
- a CDS encoding AAA family ATPase has translation MTSAIVALPEPRATEIAAELARTGILIVAVSSPGAVPVAQLADADAILLPATRAALTADLVAACDRSGVRIVTVGRGESRLLSRYGLPEALGEDADVWRIAEALSAETPRVARRPAPPRRRIIAVWGPHGAPGRSTVAVQLALELARGGRRCALIDADTVAPSLALLLGLDDEAPGIAAACRRAELGALDAAELHRISTPMETSAGTIDVLAGLNRPSRWPELSAARLAATLGVCRDWADETVVDVSAAFDSYEEVTDDLAGPRRHAATTTVLREADVVVAVTAADPLSISRFLRDHAELRALIGPTARIVVVANQVRTGPLGVDARGQIRRALERFGDITDVAFLPFDQRAADAALLHARPMADVTPRSGLVAGVRHLAERVAPPGRTEVTDGSRRGSSPVVRWRRRAPAVPAG, from the coding sequence ATGACATCCGCGATCGTCGCACTCCCGGAGCCACGAGCCACCGAGATCGCCGCAGAGCTCGCTCGCACCGGCATCCTGATCGTCGCCGTCTCCTCCCCCGGAGCCGTCCCTGTGGCGCAGTTGGCGGACGCGGACGCGATCCTCCTCCCGGCGACCCGCGCCGCGCTGACAGCCGACCTGGTCGCCGCGTGCGACAGATCCGGCGTCCGGATCGTGACCGTGGGAAGAGGCGAGTCCCGGCTGCTCAGCAGGTACGGGCTCCCTGAGGCGCTCGGCGAGGATGCCGACGTCTGGCGCATCGCGGAGGCGCTGTCCGCAGAGACGCCACGGGTCGCGCGCCGTCCAGCCCCGCCGCGACGGCGGATCATCGCCGTGTGGGGACCGCACGGCGCTCCCGGTCGCTCCACGGTCGCCGTCCAACTCGCGCTCGAGCTCGCGCGCGGCGGGCGACGGTGCGCCCTGATCGACGCGGACACGGTGGCGCCGTCCCTCGCACTGCTGCTCGGCCTCGACGATGAGGCGCCCGGTATCGCCGCCGCGTGCCGCCGCGCGGAGCTGGGCGCGCTCGATGCCGCTGAACTGCACCGGATCTCCACACCGATGGAGACCAGCGCGGGGACGATCGACGTGCTCGCCGGCCTCAACCGCCCTTCCCGGTGGCCGGAGCTGTCGGCTGCGCGACTGGCGGCGACCCTCGGCGTGTGCCGCGACTGGGCGGACGAGACCGTCGTCGACGTGTCTGCGGCTTTCGACTCCTACGAGGAGGTCACGGACGATCTCGCCGGGCCACGACGTCACGCGGCGACGACGACCGTCCTCCGGGAGGCGGATGTCGTCGTCGCGGTGACGGCGGCCGACCCGCTGTCGATCTCACGGTTCCTCCGTGATCACGCGGAACTGCGCGCGCTCATCGGTCCGACCGCGCGTATCGTGGTCGTCGCAAACCAGGTCCGCACCGGCCCGCTCGGGGTGGACGCACGGGGGCAGATCCGTCGCGCACTCGAGAGGTTCGGCGACATCACGGATGTCGCCTTCCTCCCGTTCGACCAACGAGCCGCCGATGCCGCGCTGCTGCACGCGAGGCCGATGGCGGACGTGACGCCGCGCTCCGGACTCGTCGCGGGCGTCAGGCACCTCGCCGAGCGCGTCGCGCCGCCGGGGCGGACGGAGGTCACTGACGGTAGTCGGCGAGGAAGTTCCCCAGTCGTTCGATGGCGTCGCCGAGCACCCGCGGTTCCGGCAGGGTGA
- a CDS encoding WhiB family transcriptional regulator, whose product MDWRDKAACLTVDPELFFPVGNTGPAVDQIEKAKTVCATCTVTEICLQYALETSQDSGVWGGLSEDERRALKRRAARARRAS is encoded by the coding sequence ATGGATTGGCGCGACAAAGCCGCCTGCCTGACCGTCGACCCCGAACTGTTCTTCCCTGTCGGGAACACGGGACCCGCCGTCGATCAGATCGAGAAGGCCAAGACCGTCTGCGCCACCTGCACGGTGACCGAGATCTGCCTGCAGTACGCCCTCGAGACCAGCCAGGACTCCGGAGTCTGGGGCGGTCTTTCCGAAGACGAGCGCCGCGCGCTCAAGCGCCGCGCCGCACGTGCACGCCGCGCCTCCTGA
- a CDS encoding pyridoxal phosphate-dependent aminotransferase, with product MTHTRQFDQSSKLKNVLYEIRGKALVEAARLEAEGHNVLKLNTGNPAIFGFEAPHQIIHDMLAAMPTAHGYSDSKGIISARRAIVSRYEQIEDFPPFGPDDVFLGNGVSELITMTMQALLDEGDEVLIPAPDYPLWTAMTSLADGTPVHYVCDEANGWQPDLEDIRSKVTPRTKAIVIINPNNPTGAVYSREVLQGLVQIARENELLILSDEIYDRILFDDAVHIPTATLAPDLLCLTFNGLSKTYRVAGYRSGWVVITGPQQHAKGFLEGITLLASTRLCPNVPAQHAVQAALGGIQSIDALIAPSGRLHEQRDIAWQGLESIPGVSCVKPQGALYAFPRLDPEVHEIHDDEKFVYDLLIAERILLVQGTGFNWPTPDHFRVVTLPEPRVLGDAIERLGNFLADYRQ from the coding sequence ATGACCCACACGCGCCAGTTCGACCAGTCGTCGAAGCTCAAGAACGTTCTCTACGAGATCCGCGGTAAAGCTCTCGTCGAGGCGGCGCGGTTGGAGGCGGAAGGGCACAACGTCCTCAAGCTGAACACGGGGAACCCGGCGATCTTCGGCTTCGAGGCCCCGCACCAGATCATCCACGACATGCTGGCCGCGATGCCGACGGCGCACGGCTACAGCGACAGCAAGGGGATCATCTCGGCCCGGCGCGCCATCGTGAGCCGCTACGAGCAGATCGAGGACTTCCCCCCGTTCGGACCGGACGACGTCTTCCTCGGCAACGGCGTGTCCGAACTCATCACGATGACGATGCAGGCGCTGCTGGACGAGGGCGACGAGGTGTTGATCCCCGCGCCCGACTATCCGCTGTGGACCGCGATGACGAGCCTCGCCGACGGCACACCCGTGCACTACGTCTGCGACGAGGCCAATGGCTGGCAGCCGGACCTCGAGGACATCCGCTCCAAGGTGACCCCGCGCACCAAGGCGATCGTCATCATCAACCCGAACAACCCCACCGGTGCCGTCTACTCCAGGGAGGTGTTGCAGGGGCTCGTGCAGATCGCGCGCGAGAACGAGTTGCTCATCCTCTCCGACGAGATCTACGACCGCATCCTCTTCGACGACGCCGTGCACATCCCGACGGCGACTCTCGCGCCCGATCTGCTGTGCCTGACGTTCAACGGCCTCTCCAAGACGTATCGTGTCGCCGGGTACCGATCCGGCTGGGTCGTCATCACGGGGCCGCAGCAGCACGCCAAGGGCTTCCTGGAGGGCATCACGCTGCTCGCCTCCACGCGCCTGTGCCCGAACGTCCCCGCGCAGCACGCGGTGCAGGCCGCTCTCGGCGGCATCCAGTCGATCGACGCTCTCATCGCCCCCTCCGGGCGTCTCCACGAGCAGCGCGACATCGCCTGGCAGGGACTCGAGTCGATCCCTGGGGTGTCGTGCGTCAAGCCGCAGGGGGCGCTGTACGCGTTCCCCCGCCTCGACCCCGAGGTGCACGAGATCCACGACGATGAGAAGTTCGTGTACGACCTGCTGATCGCCGAGCGCATCCTGCTCGTCCAGGGCACCGGGTTCAACTGGCCGACCCCTGATCACTTCCGCGTCGTCACCCTGCCGGAACCGCGGGTGCTCGGCGACGCCATCGAACGACTGGGGAACTTCCTCGCCGACTACCGTCAGTGA
- a CDS encoding SAF domain-containing protein — MTTHSRAGRAFWGDIRFLIGIVLVVLSILSVWLIVSSARDTTPVLQVERTIPQGEALASGDFRVVEVSLGAAVDGYLAPQDLQPGMIAVRTLEAGELLPAVATADARTGRTTNIVVDSSVGIPASVEVGTPVELWHSPTDEDGEFDAPRILAADVVVASIPESDGMLSTRSAAVELVIDRADVADVLAAINSGAALSIVPRGSGS; from the coding sequence ATGACGACCCACTCGCGTGCCGGACGAGCGTTCTGGGGCGACATCCGCTTCCTCATCGGCATCGTCCTCGTGGTCCTGTCCATCCTCAGCGTCTGGCTCATCGTCTCCTCCGCCCGCGACACGACCCCGGTGCTGCAGGTCGAGCGCACGATCCCGCAGGGTGAGGCACTGGCCTCCGGCGACTTCCGTGTGGTCGAGGTGAGCCTGGGGGCCGCGGTCGACGGCTACCTCGCCCCGCAGGACCTGCAGCCGGGCATGATCGCCGTCCGAACGCTCGAGGCCGGCGAACTGCTCCCCGCGGTCGCGACAGCCGACGCGCGCACCGGCCGGACGACGAACATCGTCGTCGACAGCAGCGTCGGCATCCCTGCGAGCGTCGAGGTGGGCACGCCGGTGGAGCTGTGGCACTCGCCGACCGACGAGGACGGCGAGTTCGATGCTCCGCGCATCCTCGCGGCGGACGTCGTCGTCGCGTCGATACCCGAGTCCGACGGGATGCTGTCCACCCGCAGTGCGGCGGTCGAGCTGGTCATCGACCGCGCGGATGTCGCCGACGTGCTCGCCGCGATCAACAGCGGTGCCGCCCTGTCCATCGTCCCGCGGGGATCCGGCTCATGA
- a CDS encoding sensor histidine kinase codes for MSTLSDLVHAQGRLNDEDVEWLHRLASDGQLLADLSSADIVLWVATDDGSFIAVAHARPSGAATLFYRDIVGERVRPQWRTQVQGAFESGEIVDSSSPDWFEETPTRVRAVPIVRSEGGRATPVIGVLTRHTNLGEARTPSRQQITFDECANDLFRMVSSGEFPDLTAPTSPRRGAPRASDGLIRIDVDGISTFASPNALSAFNRMGFDDELEGESLAEVTTRILPATRQVDESLPVVVTGRAPWRTDIEARGVTVSLRAIPLKDHGTRIGAIILCRDVTELRHQEQELITKDATIREIHHRVKNNLQTVASLLRIQARRTHSDEARDALTQAMRRVDAIAVVHDTLAQGLTQKVDFDEVFHRVLKLVAEVASAPNTRARTQSTGRFGVLPSEYATPLALALTEVVTNAVEHGLAGKEGTVTIDATRTDDNLHVSVRDSGHGLPEGRVGQGLGTQIIRTLIQGELGGSIEWHGSEGEGTEVAIDVPLRWLNS; via the coding sequence GTGTCAACCCTCAGTGATCTCGTCCACGCCCAGGGCCGCCTGAACGACGAAGACGTCGAATGGCTCCATCGACTCGCCAGCGACGGTCAGCTGCTGGCCGACCTCTCCTCTGCGGACATCGTCCTGTGGGTCGCGACCGACGACGGATCGTTCATCGCCGTCGCTCACGCGCGCCCCAGCGGCGCCGCGACGCTTTTCTACCGCGACATCGTCGGCGAGCGGGTCCGCCCGCAATGGCGCACACAGGTGCAGGGGGCCTTCGAGTCCGGTGAGATCGTCGATTCCTCGTCCCCCGACTGGTTCGAGGAGACGCCGACGCGCGTGCGCGCCGTGCCGATCGTCCGGTCGGAGGGCGGTCGCGCCACCCCGGTGATCGGGGTGCTGACCCGGCACACGAACCTCGGTGAGGCGCGGACGCCGTCCCGCCAGCAGATCACGTTCGACGAGTGCGCGAACGACCTGTTCCGCATGGTCTCGTCGGGGGAGTTCCCCGATCTGACGGCGCCGACGTCGCCGCGCCGCGGGGCACCGCGCGCCTCCGACGGACTGATCCGCATCGACGTCGACGGCATCAGCACGTTCGCCAGCCCGAACGCGCTCTCGGCGTTCAACCGGATGGGATTCGACGACGAACTGGAGGGGGAGTCCCTCGCCGAGGTGACCACGCGGATCCTCCCCGCCACGCGGCAGGTCGACGAGTCACTGCCGGTCGTCGTGACGGGCAGGGCGCCGTGGCGCACCGACATCGAAGCGCGAGGCGTGACGGTGTCGCTGCGCGCCATCCCGCTGAAGGATCACGGCACCCGCATCGGCGCGATCATCCTGTGCCGCGACGTCACCGAGCTGCGTCATCAGGAGCAGGAGCTCATCACGAAGGACGCGACGATCCGCGAGATCCACCATCGGGTGAAGAACAATCTCCAGACCGTCGCCTCGCTGCTGCGCATCCAGGCGCGCCGTACCCACTCGGACGAGGCGCGGGATGCTCTGACACAGGCCATGCGCCGCGTGGACGCGATCGCCGTCGTGCACGACACCCTGGCGCAGGGGCTCACGCAGAAGGTCGACTTCGATGAGGTGTTCCACCGCGTCCTCAAGCTCGTCGCAGAGGTCGCATCCGCGCCCAACACCAGGGCGCGCACACAGTCGACCGGTCGGTTCGGCGTTCTGCCCAGCGAGTACGCCACGCCTCTCGCCCTCGCATTGACCGAGGTCGTCACCAACGCCGTCGAGCATGGGCTCGCGGGCAAGGAGGGCACCGTCACGATCGACGCCACGCGTACGGACGACAACCTGCATGTCTCCGTGCGCGACTCCGGACACGGGCTCCCGGAGGGCCGTGTCGGTCAGGGGTTGGGTACGCAGATCATCCGCACCCTGATCCAGGGCGAGCTCGGCGGCAGCATCGAGTGGCACGGGAGCGAGGGGGAGGGCACGGAAGTGGCCATCGACGTCCCCCTGCGCTGGCTCAACAGCTGA